A single window of Pontibacillus chungwhensis DNA harbors:
- a CDS encoding adenylosuccinate synthase, which translates to MSSVVVVGTQWGDEGKGKITDFLSEQANVVARYQGGDNAGHTIQFEGETYKLHLIPSGIFYNDKECVLGNGMVVNPKALVKELAYLHERNVSTSNLRISNRAHVILPYHIKLDALQEESKGDQKIGTTNKGIGPAYMDKAGRMGIRIADLLDPDAFREKLTQNLKEKNKFFEKVYESDPMTVEEIFDEYYEYGQQIAQYVCDTSKLLNDAIDADEPVLFEGAQGVMLDVDQGTYPFVTSSNPTAGGVAIGSGIGPNKIDHVVGVSKAYTSRVGDGPFPTELHDEIGNRIREVGREYGTTTGRPRRVGWFDSVVVSHARRVSGITALSLNSIDVLTGIDTLKICVAYQYRGERLEEYPANLNILAECEPVYEEMPGWTEDITSVKNFEDLPANAQHYVNRITELTGISLAVFSVGPDRTQTNILKNVYES; encoded by the coding sequence ATGTCTTCAGTAGTAGTTGTTGGAACACAGTGGGGAGATGAGGGGAAAGGTAAAATTACCGACTTCTTGTCTGAACAAGCGAACGTTGTCGCGCGTTATCAGGGCGGTGACAATGCAGGTCACACTATTCAATTTGAAGGTGAAACCTACAAGCTTCACTTAATTCCATCAGGTATTTTTTATAATGATAAAGAATGTGTATTAGGAAATGGCATGGTTGTTAACCCTAAAGCGTTAGTGAAAGAACTAGCTTATTTACATGAACGTAACGTATCAACTAGTAACCTACGTATTAGCAATCGCGCTCATGTCATTCTTCCTTACCATATTAAATTAGATGCTCTTCAGGAAGAGAGCAAGGGAGATCAAAAGATCGGAACAACGAATAAAGGAATCGGCCCTGCTTATATGGATAAAGCAGGACGTATGGGAATTCGTATTGCCGATTTACTGGATCCTGACGCTTTTCGCGAAAAACTTACTCAAAACTTGAAAGAAAAGAATAAATTCTTCGAAAAAGTGTATGAATCAGATCCGATGACAGTTGAAGAGATCTTTGATGAGTACTATGAGTATGGTCAACAAATTGCTCAGTACGTTTGCGATACATCAAAACTCTTAAACGATGCTATTGATGCAGATGAGCCTGTTTTATTTGAAGGGGCACAAGGTGTCATGCTTGACGTCGACCAAGGTACGTATCCGTTTGTGACGTCTTCTAATCCAACAGCAGGTGGGGTAGCTATCGGTTCAGGGATTGGACCTAATAAGATTGATCATGTGGTAGGGGTTTCTAAAGCGTACACCTCTCGAGTAGGAGATGGCCCGTTCCCTACTGAATTACACGATGAAATAGGAAATCGCATTCGTGAAGTGGGTCGTGAGTATGGAACAACCACAGGCCGCCCTCGCCGCGTTGGTTGGTTTGACAGTGTTGTTGTTAGTCACGCAAGACGTGTGAGCGGCATTACGGCTTTATCGCTTAATTCAATTGATGTGCTGACAGGTATTGATACACTCAAAATCTGTGTAGCTTATCAGTATAGAGGCGAGCGTCTAGAGGAATACCCAGCAAATTTAAATATCTTAGCGGAATGTGAGCCTGTTTACGAGGAAATGCCAGGTTGGACAGAAGATATTACAAGCGTAAAGAATTTTGAAGATCTTCCAGCTAACGCTCAGCATTATGTAAACCGCATCACAGAGCTCACAGGAATCTCTCTGGCTGTTTTCTCTGTCGGACCAGACAGAACCCAGACGAATATCTTGAAGAACGTCTACGAGTCTTAA
- the rplI gene encoding 50S ribosomal protein L9 translates to MKVIFTQDVKGKGKKGEIKNVSEGYARNYLLKNNLAVEATKGNMKAQEAIDNKKEKEAQEELEEAKRLKETLENLTVELQAKSGDKGSLFGSITNKQIAEELKKSHNIKIDKRKIEMDSPIRSLGYTNVPVKLHHEVTATIKVHVSEK, encoded by the coding sequence ATGAAGGTTATTTTTACACAGGATGTAAAAGGTAAAGGGAAAAAAGGTGAAATTAAAAATGTTTCAGAAGGTTACGCTCGTAACTACCTTTTAAAAAATAATTTAGCCGTAGAAGCGACCAAAGGAAACATGAAAGCTCAGGAAGCGATTGATAACAAGAAGGAAAAAGAAGCTCAAGAAGAGTTAGAAGAAGCGAAGCGTTTAAAAGAAACGCTTGAAAATCTTACAGTTGAGCTACAGGCTAAGTCAGGTGACAAGGGAAGCTTATTTGGTTCCATTACGAATAAACAAATTGCCGAAGAATTGAAGAAATCTCATAACATCAAAATTGATAAGCGTAAAATAGAGATGGATTCACCAATTCGTTCTCTTGGATATACAAATGTACCTGTTAAACTTCACCACGAGGTAACAGCTACGATTAAAGTTCATGTTTCAGAGAAATAA
- the yycF gene encoding response regulator YycF, translating into MNFKVLVVDDEKPIADILKFNLEKEGYNVVCAYDGDEAIDLALQEDPDIILLDIMLPGKDGMEVCREIRKTKNMPILMLTAKDSEIDKVLGLELGADDYVTKPFSNREVIARVKANLRRHQQEPEESGRANNDIQIGKLVIHPDAYTVTRDGEQIELTHREFELLHYLAKNIGQVMTREHLLETVWGYDYYGDVRTVDVTVRRLREKIEENPSTPMWIVTRRGVGYYLRNPEQE; encoded by the coding sequence ATGAATTTTAAAGTGTTAGTTGTAGATGATGAAAAACCAATTGCAGATATACTAAAATTCAACTTAGAAAAAGAAGGATACAACGTGGTTTGTGCTTATGATGGGGATGAAGCCATCGATCTTGCACTTCAAGAGGACCCTGATATTATTCTCCTTGATATTATGCTGCCAGGTAAAGACGGTATGGAAGTTTGTCGAGAAATTCGTAAAACAAAAAACATGCCGATTCTAATGCTAACAGCCAAAGATTCGGAGATCGATAAGGTTCTTGGTCTGGAGCTCGGAGCAGATGACTACGTAACCAAACCGTTCAGCAATCGTGAAGTGATTGCTAGGGTAAAGGCAAACTTACGACGTCATCAGCAAGAGCCTGAGGAAAGCGGAAGGGCAAACAATGATATTCAAATCGGGAAACTGGTTATTCACCCTGATGCCTACACAGTTACAAGAGACGGTGAACAGATTGAACTGACTCATCGTGAATTTGAATTGCTTCACTACCTGGCAAAGAATATTGGTCAGGTTATGACGCGTGAGCATCTTCTTGAAACGGTCTGGGGATATGATTATTATGGCGACGTGCGTACAGTGGACGTAACTGTCAGACGATTACGTGAGAAAATCGAAGAGAACCCAAGCACACCTATGTGGATCGTTACCCGTCGTGGAGTGGGGTATTATTTGAGAAACCCTGAACAGGAGTAG
- a CDS encoding peptidoglycan DD-metalloendopeptidase family protein has translation MWTKKAKRPLNKNADYQKPRKNSLWKKIALTTCLGVGITFGSVYADNIESQIPTVYHVYVDGEHLGIVDNKEVVKNYVDERIDQAEQKHKDLPLTVGEEVTYVPEKMFRPTFNNQQLVQSLKDELTVKVDGTKVKVDGKLVGYMASKEQADEALNKIKTQYVTPEDLKAFEGMTQEQKDAPVKVGDSTIVDVSLSEKVSLSDEKVAPKDILTVSDMVKLLKKGVLTDQLHTVKEGEVLGEIAGQYNLDSEKIKELNPELKEDDLLHIGQELNVTDYEAYLDVFVTEKKREKKTLKYEVEVRESDDLYKGEQKVKQEGQDGSKDIEYEIKTKNGKVTSEKVIDEETTKEPVKKVVVKGTKVIPSRGTGNFSWPAVGGVITSKQGMRWGAYHKGIDIAGVSNRTISAADNGVVTEAGRDGGYGNKVVIDHNNGYKTTYAHLSSIKVSVGQTVRSGQAIGIMGTTGDSTGVHLHFEVHKNGSLQNPLNYVSR, from the coding sequence GTGTGGACGAAAAAAGCAAAACGCCCTCTCAACAAAAATGCTGATTACCAAAAGCCTAGAAAAAATTCTTTATGGAAAAAGATTGCGTTAACGACTTGTTTAGGTGTGGGAATTACGTTTGGCTCTGTTTATGCTGATAACATCGAGAGTCAGATTCCAACTGTGTATCACGTTTATGTTGATGGCGAGCACTTAGGGATTGTAGACAACAAAGAAGTAGTTAAGAATTATGTCGATGAAAGAATCGATCAAGCTGAACAAAAGCATAAAGACCTTCCTTTAACGGTGGGTGAAGAGGTTACATATGTACCTGAGAAAATGTTCCGACCAACGTTTAATAATCAACAACTTGTTCAATCATTAAAAGATGAGCTAACGGTAAAAGTTGATGGTACAAAAGTTAAAGTTGATGGAAAACTTGTAGGTTATATGGCTTCAAAAGAGCAAGCGGATGAAGCACTGAATAAGATCAAAACTCAATATGTCACGCCTGAAGATTTAAAAGCTTTTGAAGGTATGACACAAGAACAAAAAGATGCGCCGGTAAAAGTAGGTGACTCTACTATAGTAGACGTATCTCTATCAGAAAAAGTTTCACTATCTGATGAAAAAGTGGCTCCTAAGGATATATTAACGGTAAGTGACATGGTTAAACTTCTAAAAAAAGGTGTTTTAACGGATCAGCTCCATACGGTTAAAGAAGGTGAAGTATTAGGAGAAATTGCCGGTCAATATAACCTGGACTCTGAAAAGATTAAAGAACTTAATCCTGAGTTGAAAGAGGATGACCTTCTTCACATTGGGCAGGAGTTAAATGTTACCGATTATGAGGCATACCTCGATGTCTTCGTTACTGAAAAGAAACGAGAGAAAAAGACTCTTAAATATGAAGTTGAAGTACGCGAGTCAGATGACCTTTATAAAGGTGAACAAAAAGTTAAACAAGAAGGCCAAGATGGCTCTAAAGATATCGAGTACGAAATTAAAACAAAGAATGGCAAGGTCACTAGCGAAAAGGTAATCGATGAAGAAACAACAAAGGAACCTGTTAAAAAAGTTGTGGTCAAAGGAACAAAAGTTATCCCTTCAAGAGGAACGGGTAACTTCAGTTGGCCTGCAGTCGGTGGCGTGATTACTAGTAAGCAAGGCATGAGATGGGGCGCTTATCACAAAGGGATTGATATCGCTGGAGTGAGCAATCGCACGATCAGTGCTGCGGATAATGGTGTTGTAACTGAAGCTGGTCGCGATGGTGGATATGGGAATAAAGTCGTTATTGATCATAACAATGGCTATAAGACTACTTATGCCCACCTATCCTCTATTAAAGTTAGCGTTGGTCAAACCGTGAGAAGTGGTCAGGCAATTGGTATAATGGGTACCACTGGTGACTCTACGGGAGTTCACTTACATTTTGAAGTTCATAAAAATGGCAGCTTACAGAATCCTCTGAACTACGTAAGTCGATAA
- the walK gene encoding cell wall metabolism sensor histidine kinase WalK, which produces MKKVGFFQSIRLKFIIIITLLLLFPIQVIGAYFSQQLEEKLKQNFEESITNNVDILNIQLEDAFSKERKEEAPSLEEDVQDILQGFDAENISELLVVNNKSRVIAATEDSDKSKVGKRLPLTEIQRTLMLGTVDADTKVNQKGERVLVRTFPIYQEKEKDNQNGDQKVVVGAIYLKASIEKVYGQLQDINRIFANGTFLGVSISVLLGIVIARTITKPITEMRKHAKIMGAGDFSQKVNVYGQDEIGQLAVSFNELNDKLKISQATTEGERRKLSSVLSNMTEGVIATDHTGAIILMNEPASRLLGQEIEDVQGQPLLNVLNIHKRLNSITDLKDQESIIIDFSEDEQQLLLKASFTAVQYEMEQMNGYITVLSDVTEQEKIERERREFVANVSHELRTPLTTMKSYLETLTEGAWEDKEIAPRFLDVTQNETERMIRLVNDLLQLSKMDNKDYKMHKEKVNFIGFFQTVVERFEINQDDHINFERQLPDKEVQVWIDKDKMTQVLDNIISNAIKYSPEGGTIGFQLEINEHQQKLEVSISDEGVGIPKEKLEKVFERFYRVDKARARNLGGTGLGLAISREMIDAHGGEIWADSKEGKGTKVTFTLPLLKQYEGDEE; this is translated from the coding sequence ATGAAAAAGGTGGGGTTTTTTCAATCCATACGCTTGAAGTTTATTATCATTATTACACTCCTGCTTTTGTTCCCGATTCAAGTCATCGGAGCTTACTTTTCTCAGCAACTTGAAGAGAAATTGAAGCAGAACTTTGAAGAATCTATAACGAATAATGTCGATATATTGAATATTCAGTTGGAAGATGCATTCTCAAAAGAACGAAAAGAAGAGGCCCCCTCCCTTGAAGAAGATGTTCAGGACATCCTTCAGGGGTTTGATGCTGAGAATATATCAGAACTATTAGTTGTAAACAATAAAAGCCGTGTGATTGCAGCTACGGAAGATTCTGATAAGAGTAAAGTAGGAAAGAGGCTTCCACTAACTGAAATACAACGGACACTGATGCTTGGGACGGTAGACGCAGATACGAAGGTGAACCAAAAAGGTGAACGGGTTTTAGTTCGAACCTTTCCAATTTACCAAGAAAAAGAAAAGGATAATCAAAACGGAGACCAGAAAGTCGTTGTAGGTGCGATCTATCTCAAAGCTTCTATTGAAAAGGTCTATGGGCAGCTCCAAGACATTAACCGCATTTTTGCAAACGGAACTTTCCTTGGCGTATCCATTTCTGTGCTATTAGGTATTGTTATTGCAAGAACCATTACAAAGCCGATTACTGAAATGAGGAAACATGCAAAAATCATGGGTGCCGGAGACTTCTCTCAGAAAGTCAATGTCTATGGACAAGATGAGATTGGACAGCTGGCTGTTTCGTTTAATGAACTGAACGATAAACTGAAAATCTCCCAGGCAACAACGGAAGGGGAGAGGCGAAAACTAAGCTCAGTTCTTTCCAATATGACAGAAGGCGTTATCGCTACCGACCATACTGGGGCTATCATTCTCATGAATGAACCTGCATCGAGACTTCTCGGCCAAGAAATTGAAGATGTACAAGGCCAGCCTTTATTGAATGTGTTAAATATTCATAAGCGCCTTAATAGTATTACAGATCTAAAAGATCAGGAATCCATTATTATTGATTTTAGTGAAGATGAACAACAGCTTTTACTTAAGGCAAGCTTTACGGCCGTTCAATACGAAATGGAACAAATGAATGGGTATATCACCGTCTTAAGTGATGTAACAGAACAGGAAAAAATTGAACGAGAACGAAGAGAATTCGTTGCAAATGTCTCACACGAACTTCGTACACCTCTTACAACCATGAAGAGCTATTTAGAAACTCTAACAGAAGGTGCGTGGGAAGATAAAGAAATTGCCCCGCGCTTTTTAGACGTGACTCAAAACGAAACAGAACGTATGATTCGTCTTGTTAATGATCTATTACAGCTCTCTAAAATGGACAATAAAGATTATAAAATGCACAAAGAGAAAGTTAATTTTATTGGGTTTTTCCAAACGGTTGTAGAACGCTTTGAAATTAATCAAGATGATCATATTAATTTTGAGCGGCAATTACCGGATAAAGAAGTTCAAGTATGGATCGATAAGGATAAAATGACCCAAGTATTGGATAACATCATTTCAAATGCCATTAAGTATTCTCCAGAAGGAGGAACGATCGGCTTTCAATTAGAGATCAATGAACATCAACAGAAATTAGAAGTATCGATCTCTGATGAAGGAGTTGGGATTCCTAAAGAGAAATTGGAAAAGGTGTTTGAACGATTTTACCGAGTTGATAAAGCCCGTGCCAGGAACCTCGGAGGTACAGGTTTAGGTTTGGCTATTTCCAGGGAAATGATCGATGCTCACGGGGGCGAGATTTGGGCTGATAGTAAAGAAGGGAAGGGGACAAAGGTTACCTTTACCCTGCCGTTATTGAAACAATATGAGGGGGATGAAGAGTAA
- a CDS encoding YycH family regulatory protein, with translation MWEYLKSIILGLLVTISLLVTFALWTYQPEYDDINNGSPILEAETKLNNGVQQSVSDIIKPELLLFHQDERHFSLKSWNETKNLYEKIVKWPLTDINLVSKDVIETESSIEIVYPAGIPLSTLASTFTIGGEAEKDVKEMNMNIDQIFISFTQNQSKYYDVYFVSRQSGTAYSAVIRNFDVSNAVEKYLTGSNSEMEYFSVDNYFGNPVYLPESQVTLPVLPFQAQKLNVETMKNVLFNNPKLVKRNSTYGETFYNIDNRLMKVSENERHMRFEQFQTDETNELSRQQLIKQSLNDINDHNGWTANSSYHLFDIRDNVIDYRIFQDGYPVLDGGKELSLKITQTWRNQDLVEYERPLIQLRYPILNPNQHDDILSGREILPYIEDQSFEDIKIGYRVEIKGQQELVILLEPAWFIKYVGQDDWEELVDEGSTE, from the coding sequence ATGTGGGAGTACTTAAAGTCAATTATATTAGGGCTCCTCGTAACCATTAGTCTATTGGTTACGTTTGCCCTTTGGACCTATCAACCTGAATACGATGACATTAATAATGGAAGCCCTATTTTAGAGGCGGAGACGAAGTTGAATAACGGTGTACAGCAAAGCGTATCGGATATTATTAAGCCAGAATTGTTATTGTTTCATCAGGATGAAAGACATTTTTCATTAAAGAGTTGGAATGAAACAAAAAATTTATATGAAAAAATAGTCAAGTGGCCATTAACGGATATCAATTTGGTCTCTAAGGATGTGATTGAGACCGAATCATCTATTGAAATTGTTTACCCTGCTGGAATTCCACTTAGCACATTAGCTAGTACCTTTACGATCGGTGGTGAAGCAGAGAAAGATGTCAAAGAAATGAATATGAATATTGATCAAATCTTTATTTCTTTCACACAGAATCAATCTAAGTATTATGATGTTTACTTTGTTTCACGGCAAAGTGGTACAGCTTATAGTGCTGTTATTCGTAATTTTGATGTATCGAATGCTGTCGAGAAGTATTTAACAGGTTCGAATAGTGAAATGGAATATTTCAGCGTGGACAACTATTTCGGAAATCCGGTCTATTTGCCTGAATCCCAAGTTACGTTACCTGTTCTTCCATTTCAAGCTCAAAAGTTAAATGTGGAAACGATGAAAAATGTTTTGTTTAATAATCCAAAACTCGTCAAACGGAATTCAACGTACGGGGAAACATTTTACAATATAGACAACCGGTTAATGAAAGTTAGTGAAAATGAGAGACATATGAGATTTGAGCAATTTCAAACCGATGAAACCAACGAACTGTCTCGGCAACAATTAATTAAGCAAAGTTTGAATGATATAAACGACCACAACGGTTGGACAGCCAACTCCTCCTATCATTTATTCGATATTCGAGATAATGTTATTGATTACCGAATTTTCCAGGATGGATATCCTGTTTTAGATGGGGGAAAAGAGCTAAGTTTAAAGATTACCCAAACATGGCGAAACCAGGACCTTGTTGAGTATGAAAGACCTCTTATCCAGCTTAGGTATCCCATCCTAAATCCGAATCAACATGACGATATTTTATCGGGGAGAGAGATTTTACCTTATATTGAGGATCAGTCATTTGAAGATATTAAGATTGGGTACAGAGTGGAAATAAAAGGTCAACAAGAGCTCGTCATTTTATTAGAGCCGGCATGGTTTATAAAATATGTAGGACAGGACGATTGGGAAGAGCTTGTGGATGAAGGGAGCACAGAATAA
- the dnaB gene encoding replicative DNA helicase, with protein sequence MSEFFNDRTPPHNIEAEQAVLGAIFLEPQSIATATELLQPEDFYRASHQRIYEAMSHLSEKGEPIDLVTVTTSLSNNKTLDEIGGVSYLSDLANSVPTAANIEYYARIVEEKAILRRLIKTATTIVTNGYSEEENIEGILNDAEKSILEVAQQKDSGKFKNIKDVLIDVYDNIEQLHNTSAEVTGLPTGFRDLDGMTAGFQRNDLIIIAARPSVGKTAFALNIAQNVAAHTDENVAIFSLEMGADQLVMRMLCAEGNIDATRLRTGKLETEDWGKLTMAMGSLSNAGIFIDDTPGIRVNEIRSKCRRLAQEHGLGMILIDYLQLIQGSGNSKENRQQEVSEISRALKGLARELNVPLIALSQLSRGVEGRQDKRPMMSDIRESGSIEQDADIVGFLYRDDYYDQESEKENIIEIILAKQRNGPVGTVELMFVKEYNKFVDLEHRYDESDIPPA encoded by the coding sequence TTGAGCGAGTTTTTTAATGACCGAACACCGCCCCATAATATAGAGGCCGAGCAGGCGGTGCTCGGCGCTATTTTTTTGGAACCGCAATCGATTGCTACAGCTACGGAATTACTTCAACCGGAGGACTTTTACCGGGCTAGTCACCAGCGTATTTACGAAGCCATGTCTCATCTGTCTGAGAAGGGAGAACCGATTGATTTAGTAACGGTTACGACTTCTCTGTCTAACAACAAAACACTCGATGAAATCGGTGGCGTGTCGTACCTGAGTGATTTAGCCAATTCTGTTCCAACGGCAGCTAATATAGAGTATTATGCTCGCATTGTTGAAGAAAAAGCGATTTTGCGTCGCCTTATTAAAACGGCTACCACTATCGTAACGAATGGGTATTCTGAAGAGGAAAATATTGAAGGCATTCTTAATGATGCAGAAAAATCAATATTAGAAGTCGCTCAGCAGAAAGACTCTGGTAAATTTAAAAATATCAAAGATGTACTAATTGATGTTTATGACAACATTGAGCAGCTTCACAATACATCTGCAGAAGTTACAGGTTTACCTACAGGATTCCGAGACCTTGATGGAATGACAGCAGGGTTTCAACGAAATGACCTCATTATCATTGCGGCCCGCCCATCTGTAGGGAAAACAGCCTTTGCTTTAAATATTGCACAGAACGTTGCCGCCCACACAGATGAGAATGTAGCGATATTCTCCCTTGAGATGGGAGCAGACCAACTGGTTATGCGTATGCTCTGTGCAGAAGGAAACATTGATGCAACCAGACTTAGAACCGGTAAACTCGAAACGGAGGACTGGGGTAAACTAACGATGGCTATGGGAAGCTTGTCGAATGCAGGGATATTCATTGATGATACTCCTGGTATACGAGTGAATGAAATTCGCTCAAAATGCCGACGACTAGCCCAAGAACATGGCCTGGGTATGATCTTGATTGACTATCTTCAGCTCATTCAGGGAAGCGGGAATTCGAAAGAAAACCGCCAACAAGAGGTATCTGAAATTTCACGTGCTTTAAAAGGGTTAGCCCGTGAACTCAATGTTCCTCTAATAGCACTATCTCAGCTATCGCGTGGGGTAGAAGGACGACAGGATAAGCGCCCGATGATGTCGGATATTCGTGAATCCGGAAGTATCGAGCAGGATGCCGATATCGTTGGTTTCCTCTACCGTGATGATTACTATGATCAAGAGTCTGAAAAAGAGAATATAATTGAAATCATACTAGCTAAACAGCGTAACGGACCTGTTGGAACCGTAGAGCTTATGTTTGTGAAGGAGTATAACAAGTTCGTCGACTTAGAACATCGTTATGACGAGAGTGATATTCCTCCCGCCTAA